Proteins found in one Amycolatopsis aidingensis genomic segment:
- a CDS encoding MFS transporter, whose translation MSTPQVTLSRVRTNLILTTLFFGVFVLGCAELLVVGMLDLLADDLEVSIPTTGTLVTSYALGMAIGGPLLTALTIKLARRAVLAGALIVFALANLAPVLFTDYALFVVARGIDGAAQGLFVAVAFGVGTSIVPSERAGRAISVIISGVAVSAALGVPLGTAVGQTLGWRGSFIAIVVISLMVLVATLVLVPFVPSTGGGGAAGQAKYAFAPRVLAVLGLNLVVFTSLYTALTYIVPFLQEVTGIAGVMISVFLFAYGLANAVGSFSGGRFADKNAAGTLIVGTAGSAAALLVLYFVGTNPILVAVTMLVWGLFAFIMVPSLQLRVVNLAGPGGELAHSLPASAVNVGVALGPVAGGVALSSSTSAPMLVGMFIALAGVVIAVATSRLKPPVVPEETEPAATVPEETAKAT comes from the coding sequence ATGAGTACCCCGCAAGTGACGCTGAGTCGGGTCAGGACGAATCTTATCCTGACCACGCTGTTCTTCGGAGTTTTTGTTCTCGGCTGCGCGGAACTGCTCGTCGTCGGCATGCTCGATTTGCTCGCCGATGATCTCGAGGTCTCGATCCCCACAACCGGCACACTGGTGACGTCCTACGCACTGGGTATGGCGATCGGCGGCCCGCTCCTGACCGCGCTGACGATCAAACTGGCCAGACGTGCCGTCCTGGCCGGCGCACTTATCGTGTTCGCACTGGCCAATCTCGCCCCCGTACTGTTCACCGACTACGCCCTGTTCGTCGTGGCGCGCGGTATCGACGGTGCGGCGCAAGGGCTGTTCGTCGCGGTCGCCTTCGGCGTGGGCACATCGATCGTCCCGTCCGAGCGCGCGGGCAGGGCGATCTCGGTGATCATCTCGGGTGTCGCGGTCTCGGCCGCACTGGGCGTGCCGCTGGGCACGGCGGTCGGCCAGACGCTCGGCTGGCGCGGCTCGTTCATCGCGATCGTCGTGATCAGCCTGATGGTGCTGGTCGCCACACTGGTGCTGGTTCCCTTCGTGCCCAGCACCGGCGGCGGTGGCGCCGCCGGCCAGGCAAAGTACGCCTTCGCCCCACGGGTACTCGCCGTACTGGGCCTCAACCTCGTGGTGTTCACCTCGCTGTACACCGCACTGACCTACATCGTGCCGTTCTTGCAGGAAGTCACCGGCATCGCCGGTGTGATGATCAGCGTGTTCCTGTTCGCCTACGGCCTGGCCAACGCGGTGGGTTCCTTCTCAGGCGGGCGGTTTGCCGACAAGAACGCCGCAGGCACCCTGATCGTCGGAACCGCCGGGTCGGCGGCGGCCCTGCTGGTGCTCTACTTCGTCGGCACGAACCCGATCCTGGTGGCGGTGACGATGTTGGTCTGGGGCCTGTTCGCGTTCATCATGGTGCCCTCGCTCCAGCTCCGCGTGGTGAACCTGGCCGGCCCTGGCGGCGAGCTGGCGCACTCGCTGCCGGCCTCCGCTGTCAACGTGGGCGTCGCTCTGGGTCCGGTCGCCGGTGGTGTGGCGCTCAGCAGCAGCACCTCGGCCCCGATGCTCGTCGGCATGTTCATCGCGCTGGCCGGCGTCGTGATCGCCGTGGCCACCAGCCGCCTCAAACCACCGGTGGTCCCCGAGGAAACGGAACCGGCCGCCACGGTGCCCGAGGAGACCGCCAAGGCCACCTGA
- a CDS encoding epoxide hydrolase family protein, which produces MKPFRIEIPQAKLDDLHRRLENTRWPDEVPGAGWARGVPVGYLKELAEYWRGTFDWRAMEARLNELPQFTTEIDGANIHFVHVTSPEPDATPLLITHGWPSSFVEFLDVIGPLTDPRAHGGDPADAFHLVIPTIPGFGFSGSPAAAGWDHYRVARAWKELMSRLGYRRYVAQGGDWGMMVSAELGLADPEHVAGVHVNTLLTFPPQDPAELADLSEVEAQRLNKLMYFDRELSPYFNLLATRPQTVAYGLTDSPAGQLAWIVEKYWEWAGSQSAPEDSVDRDLMLANVSIFWLTATASSSAQLYYESVDRTSQNIAARLGGPWNLTMPAGVAVFPHDVVLPLRRLANGVLPTITHWSEFEHGGHWPALEVPDLYVQDVRAFTRSLKQDD; this is translated from the coding sequence ATGAAACCCTTCCGTATCGAAATCCCGCAGGCAAAGCTGGACGACCTGCACCGCAGACTGGAGAACACGCGGTGGCCCGACGAGGTGCCCGGAGCGGGCTGGGCTCGGGGTGTTCCGGTCGGCTATCTCAAGGAACTGGCGGAGTACTGGCGCGGCACCTTCGACTGGCGGGCCATGGAAGCCCGGCTGAACGAGTTGCCACAGTTCACCACCGAGATCGACGGTGCGAACATCCACTTCGTACACGTCACCTCGCCCGAGCCGGACGCTACGCCCTTGCTGATCACCCATGGCTGGCCCAGCTCGTTCGTCGAGTTCCTGGACGTGATCGGCCCGTTGACCGACCCGCGCGCACACGGCGGCGACCCTGCGGACGCCTTCCACCTGGTCATCCCGACCATCCCCGGCTTCGGGTTCTCCGGGTCCCCTGCCGCGGCCGGCTGGGACCACTACCGGGTCGCGCGGGCGTGGAAGGAGCTGATGTCCCGGCTCGGCTACCGACGGTACGTGGCGCAGGGCGGAGACTGGGGCATGATGGTGTCGGCGGAGCTGGGCCTTGCCGACCCCGAGCATGTGGCAGGCGTGCACGTGAACACGCTGCTGACGTTCCCGCCGCAGGACCCGGCTGAGCTGGCGGACCTGAGCGAGGTGGAGGCGCAGCGGCTGAACAAGCTGATGTACTTCGACCGGGAACTGTCGCCGTACTTCAACCTGCTGGCCACTCGCCCGCAGACCGTGGCCTACGGCCTCACCGACTCGCCAGCCGGGCAGCTCGCATGGATCGTGGAGAAGTACTGGGAGTGGGCGGGTTCCCAGTCCGCGCCCGAGGACTCCGTTGACCGCGATCTCATGCTCGCCAACGTCAGTATCTTCTGGCTGACCGCCACAGCGAGCTCGTCGGCCCAGCTCTACTACGAGTCGGTGGACCGTACCAGCCAGAACATCGCCGCCCGGCTGGGTGGTCCGTGGAACCTGACCATGCCGGCTGGAGTCGCGGTGTTCCCACACGATGTCGTCCTCCCGCTCCGGCGGCTCGCCAACGGGGTACTGCCGACTATCACGCACTGGTCGGAGTTCGAGCACGGCGGGCATTGGCCCGCGCTCGAGGTGCCGGATCTGTACGTGCAGGATGTTCGAGCGTTCACGCGGTCCCTGAAGCAGGACGACTGA